One window from the genome of Nicotiana sylvestris chromosome 9, ASM39365v2, whole genome shotgun sequence encodes:
- the LOC104223526 gene encoding branched-chain amino acid aminotransferase 2, chloroplastic — MESGGAFAGLHRQPSCNHLLGPSRTAIKLLPPANFFTDKRRFAPLPSKLQKQSHFASYSSNSSQNNGSALQVASPASTTPELADIDWDNLGFSITPTDYMYIMKCSRDENFSKGELQRFGNIELSPSAGILNYGQGLFEGLKAYKRHDGNILLFRPEENALRMKMGAERICMPSPSVEQFVEAVKATVLANERWIPPPGKGSLYIRPLLMGSGAVLGVAPAPEYTFLIYVSPVGNYFKEGMAPINLVIETEMHRATPGGTGGVKTIGNYAAVLKAQSAAKAKGYSDVLYLDSVNKRYLEEVSSCNVFIVKGNLITTPAIKGTILPGITRKSIIDVAVSQGFQVEERHVCVDELLGADEVFCTGTAVVVSPVGSITHMGKRVTYGSDGVGRVSQQLYSALTSLQMGLSEDKMGWIVELK; from the exons ATGGAGAGCGGCGGCGCATTTGCAGGGCTTCATCGGCAACCCAGTTGTAATCACCTTCTCGGCCCATCACGAACCGCTATTAAGCTTCTTCCTCCTGCTAATTTCTTCACCGACAAACGCCGTTTTGCTCCTCTCCCTTCAAAG CTTCAGAAGCAGTCACATTTTGCTTCTTACAGTAGTAATAGCTCCCAAAACAATGGGAGTGCTCTTCAGGTGGCCTCTCCTGCAAG tACAACACCTGAATTAGCCGACATCGATTGGGATAACCTTGGCTTTAGCATTACGCCTACTGATTATATGTATATCATGAAATGTTCTCGAGATGAGAACTTTTCTAAGGGTGAGCTACAGCGTTTTGGGAACATCGAGTTGAGCCCATCTGCTGGGATATTAAATTATGGACAG GGACTGTTTGAAGGTTTAAAAGCCTATAAAAGACATGATGGTAATATATTGCTATTTCGACCCGAGGAAAATGCTCTGCGCATGAAGATGGGAGCAGAACGTATATGCATGCCTTCACCATCTGTTGAACAGTTTGTGGAAGCTGTAAAAGCCACTGTTTTAGCAAATGAAAGATGG ATTCCTCCTCCTGGTAAAGGTTCATTATACATAAGACCGTTGCTTATGGGGAGTGGAGCTGTTCTTGGTGTTGCTCCAGCTCCTGAGTACACATTTCTGATTTATGTATCACCTGTGGGAAACTATTTTAAG GAAGGTATGGCACCAATAAATTTGGTAATCGAGACAGAAATGCACCGTGCAACTCCTGGCGGAACTGGAGGTGTCAAGACTATAGGAAATTATGCAGCA GTTCTGAAGGCACAGAGTGCTGCTAAAGCTAAAGGCTACTCTGATGTTCTGTACCTTGATAGTGTGAACAAAAGATACCTAGAGGAGGTTTCCTCTTGTAATGTTTTCATTGTGAAG GGTAATCTGATAACAACTCCTGCAATTAAAGGAACCATTCTTCCTGGTATTACACGAAAGAGCATAATTGATGTAGCTGTAAGCCAAGGATTCCAG GTTGAAGAACGGCATGTGTGTGTGGACGAATTGCTTGGTGCTGATGAAGTGTTCTGCACAGGAACTGCAGTGGTTGTATCTCCTGTGGGCAGCATTACTCACATGGGCAAAAG GGTAACATATGGAAGTGATGGGGTTGGTCGTGTATCACAACAGTTATATTCTGCTCTTACTAGCCTACAAATGGGACTATCAGAGGATAAGATGGGTTGGATTGTCGAGCTGAAGTGA